One Prosthecobacter dejongeii DNA window includes the following coding sequences:
- a CDS encoding phage portal protein family protein codes for MNLSPAILQRLRSPSDEVDEAFVSEIIPPTSPNTVGVSLGEPPAVAHTMSTDRVHAALRQAEAGDCRDLFAIYRDIRLGHAHTQTVINQRKLAVLTKALTIVPRDSKNADDVQAAERCQILTDVPGWTGTAMNHLLNGHLYPLAVLEQVYAPAAASTGLRYVPSGWHVVPYHLLDWTDGVLRIWDADQTTGHRLATKKAPQPIRHIIHRGHLLTDIPDHWGGPLRAVLFWWLFATQDRDWWVRFLDRFGAPFLVAKYDPNDKKSKGTLTQAFSLASRLFGLVVSQDTQIEVKSVATTSHGEAFKVFQEFANAELSKLILGQTMTVTAQASGLGGGAQAEVQENARGDIEAWDLTILAATVNSQIIAPFCRLNGIKGRAVLQVAVDSAKDLEGKTKLLEVAAKAGLELTDEGIEILNKSGGLPFQRSAAPAVPGPPLSLAALSALTHTDNAVAILERLGQPTNAQLDKIAKNGAPRLAAAFQGRYAAVKDLIAASTSADDLEHRLHVHFASLTPAKLQPILENALTAYAATGSATARNP; via the coding sequence ATGAATCTTTCCCCTGCCATTCTCCAAAGGCTACGCTCTCCATCCGATGAGGTGGATGAGGCCTTTGTTTCTGAGATCATCCCTCCGACCTCGCCCAACACAGTCGGCGTCAGTCTTGGCGAGCCGCCTGCCGTCGCCCACACCATGAGCACCGACCGGGTGCATGCTGCCTTGCGCCAGGCCGAGGCGGGCGACTGCCGAGATCTCTTTGCCATCTATCGCGACATTCGCCTCGGCCATGCCCACACCCAAACGGTCATCAATCAGCGCAAGCTGGCGGTCTTGACCAAGGCTCTGACCATCGTTCCGCGAGACTCCAAAAACGCCGATGACGTGCAGGCCGCTGAGCGCTGCCAGATCCTCACCGATGTGCCTGGCTGGACAGGCACGGCCATGAATCACCTGCTCAATGGCCATCTTTATCCGCTGGCCGTCTTAGAGCAGGTCTATGCCCCCGCTGCCGCCAGCACGGGCCTGCGCTACGTGCCCTCTGGCTGGCATGTGGTGCCTTATCACCTTCTGGATTGGACAGACGGTGTCCTCAGGATCTGGGATGCCGATCAAACGACGGGCCATCGCCTGGCCACCAAAAAAGCACCTCAGCCCATCCGTCACATCATCCATCGTGGCCACCTTCTGACGGACATCCCTGACCATTGGGGCGGCCCGTTGCGCGCTGTGTTGTTCTGGTGGTTGTTTGCCACCCAAGACCGTGACTGGTGGGTCCGCTTCCTTGACCGTTTTGGAGCACCCTTTTTGGTCGCCAAATACGACCCGAATGACAAAAAGAGCAAAGGCACGCTTACGCAGGCCTTCAGCTTGGCGAGTCGGCTCTTTGGCCTGGTGGTCAGCCAAGATACTCAGATCGAGGTCAAGAGCGTGGCCACCACTTCACACGGGGAGGCTTTCAAGGTTTTCCAGGAGTTCGCCAACGCCGAGCTGTCCAAGCTGATCTTGGGCCAGACCATGACGGTCACGGCTCAGGCCTCCGGCCTCGGTGGCGGTGCTCAGGCTGAAGTGCAAGAGAATGCCCGTGGTGACATTGAGGCCTGGGATCTCACCATCCTGGCTGCGACGGTCAACTCTCAGATCATCGCACCCTTTTGCCGCCTCAACGGCATCAAGGGCCGGGCGGTGCTCCAAGTGGCCGTGGACAGTGCCAAGGATCTGGAAGGCAAGACCAAGCTCCTGGAGGTGGCCGCCAAAGCAGGCCTTGAGCTGACGGATGAGGGCATCGAGATCCTCAATAAGTCTGGCGGCCTGCCATTCCAGCGCTCCGCCGCTCCCGCCGTGCCAGGTCCACCGCTGAGCCTGGCTGCGCTCTCGGCTCTCACGCATACCGACAACGCCGTCGCCATCCTGGAGCGCCTCGGCCAGCCGACCAATGCTCAGCTCGACAAGATTGCCAAGAACGGAGCCCCTCGCCTGGCCGCAGCGTTCCAGGGTCGCTATGCAGCGGTCAAGGATCTCATTGCCGCCAGCACCAGCGCCGACGATCTGGAGCACCGCCTCCACGTCCACTTCGCCAGCCTGACCCCCGCCAAGCTCCAGCCGATTTTAGAGAACGCTCTCACCGCCTATGCCGCCACTGGCTCAGCCACCGCCCGAAACCCTTGA
- a CDS encoding beta strand repeat-containing protein produces the protein MKFPVHPATHLSSAWIRSSSVALLLLCQTYLALPPRLEAQVLTWDAAPGTPGLQNGNGTWNTSVANWLDSLNANVLWGNTGLETAQFGSTTPAAANTVTIATNMNLKGMNFLALGTATPVAGQQYALNGAAANTVLNFGDGGLIQFADFSSGGSQFVSFGTNLAFQGSNLTLQKSGGTATQFVNLNMLSNPNLTGMLTIGSYVYAGIAAQATISNVSGITIRNNGTLTLGGTGNYTMPITASGFANTYAAIRVTGNGVTLSGGITMTGSTGVLMHSTNTGMVINAPITDGGSGYAFHRFTLTKSDGTVTLSAANTYGGNTVLGRNSSGYTGGITVLDYAAATAPQQDILYNGLTTPGGLDLLGSNIGSSVLMLTGKAGTINSQRLGNISVQGFRSSIELTSGTGGEMNLSFGTLSRTTTGTVAFTAPASGSITTSMADTVLGPWATYRSGVGLGTWAQVSGGVLTNFSGATPAVTAVPVTSDATSHLRLDSSSTGPLNQTGALANLATLSMADTQVDRTVLTGAGNTLRLGVVGGVQITSNAKNLTIGQLGVASSLSAGGASAGTGQLFLTNHSNSSLLTIHSGITNNAGGGAVTLLVNGSAGATTLLTGASSHTGGTVVASGALELRNGAALGTTGGTINVIEGGSLRFSNGITFSRPLTLSGLGTSTTVDGVLRNVSGNNTLTGLMTLVGNSTFTSDAGLLTIQSATPATNAITGTVNLNLGGRGDMAIHGRIGIGTGLLTKTGNGSLTLGGDNNFTGVLTISAGVLRPTHANALGVSGSTFGSTVISAGAAMELAGGITLAAEPISISSLGVANNGGIRNVSGNNTLTALITLGGVTTIRIQSDSGKLIFDAPTGAAITQTATTARVLVLAGAGNMDVLDPITRTSTGALTIVKEGNGTVMLASSVGNTITTLNGGALHLDFSAATSPTTNILHSGIATPNELNLNSGTLLITGKSGASNSQAFGPVVPTGVNTAHGGSSYITVAQNGATRVDLSFGSFTRGVGGIVGITRPATGSLTTTGGADNAIFTSSLGAPYLWSLDAAAGDEWLGSTAISGGVRQIVPLSALPSGGYTPSTATALVGNANITLGEGTTTLGANTTITSLRFGQAQATTVTQDVSGRVLTVGGILVSSTVGNFTQTISTSTLKSPDAGANNDLPIIQNNTAAPLVINSAIINATGFGTTVTKGGLGTLVMRGASTYTGSTRVHEGILHLQAGSISSNTEFLLGSGERSGKIILGIGSTAYNTTVDWLQVMGTGTDNRIVGGASVISTLMVDNVTSNNNFRAGFLGGPAENENNLSLSVNDVATVSTATVPTTMFLPLGPANTYAGQTLIRNATVEASVLANQGTASSLGTGASNGVIEMASGGNSTVLHIIGALRYVGSVDASTDRPIQIANSVSTVQTLLAVLENNGVGSVKFTAPFTSTGTNLTATRTLRLTGTNLGANEIVSVGNNGSVGTVLQKAGLGTWIITGDSTHSGGTLVDAGALLVSNATGSGSATGTGNVTVAAGATLGGSGQKREKT, from the coding sequence ATGAAATTCCCCGTGCACCCTGCCACCCACCTCTCTTCTGCGTGGATTCGGTCTTCCAGTGTGGCCCTTCTATTGCTCTGCCAAACCTACTTGGCACTGCCCCCTCGACTAGAAGCCCAGGTACTGACCTGGGATGCCGCCCCAGGAACTCCGGGTTTACAAAATGGCAACGGGACCTGGAATACCTCCGTGGCAAACTGGCTTGACTCTTTGAATGCCAATGTTTTGTGGGGGAATACGGGGCTGGAAACGGCCCAGTTCGGCAGCACCACGCCTGCGGCTGCCAATACCGTCACCATCGCCACCAACATGAATTTGAAGGGCATGAATTTCCTGGCGCTGGGCACCGCCACCCCCGTCGCGGGCCAGCAATATGCCCTCAATGGTGCTGCGGCCAACACGGTGTTGAACTTCGGCGATGGCGGCCTCATCCAGTTCGCGGACTTTTCCTCGGGTGGATCTCAGTTCGTGAGTTTTGGGACCAACCTCGCTTTCCAGGGTAGCAATCTGACACTCCAGAAGAGTGGCGGCACGGCCACCCAGTTTGTGAACTTGAACATGCTCTCCAACCCGAATCTCACGGGCATGTTAACCATCGGCAGCTATGTCTATGCAGGCATCGCAGCCCAGGCAACGATCTCGAATGTCAGTGGCATCACGATCCGTAACAATGGCACTCTGACGCTAGGCGGAACTGGCAATTATACCATGCCCATCACCGCCTCCGGATTTGCCAATACTTACGCAGCCATTCGCGTGACAGGGAATGGGGTCACTCTTTCTGGTGGCATCACCATGACAGGCAGCACGGGTGTGCTCATGCACTCCACCAATACGGGCATGGTCATCAATGCCCCGATCACGGATGGTGGGTCGGGGTATGCCTTTCACCGTTTTACTCTAACCAAAAGTGATGGGACGGTGACGCTCAGTGCGGCGAATACTTACGGTGGAAATACCGTCCTGGGTCGCAACAGCTCTGGCTATACGGGGGGCATCACCGTGCTGGACTACGCTGCTGCCACGGCTCCTCAGCAGGACATCCTTTACAATGGCCTGACCACCCCCGGCGGGCTGGATCTCCTGGGGAGCAACATCGGCAGCTCCGTGCTCATGCTGACAGGTAAAGCGGGCACCATCAACTCCCAGCGCCTAGGCAACATCAGCGTTCAGGGATTTCGTTCCTCCATTGAGCTCACCTCGGGCACAGGTGGGGAAATGAACCTCAGCTTTGGCACTTTGAGCCGGACGACTACGGGCACTGTTGCCTTCACCGCACCAGCCTCGGGCAGCATCACCACCAGCATGGCAGATACGGTTTTAGGTCCATGGGCCACTTATAGATCGGGCGTGGGTCTAGGAACCTGGGCGCAGGTTTCTGGCGGTGTTTTGACAAATTTCAGTGGTGCCACACCGGCGGTAACGGCCGTGCCTGTCACCAGCGATGCCACGTCACATCTCAGGTTAGATAGCAGCTCCACCGGACCCCTGAACCAGACGGGTGCGCTGGCAAACCTCGCCACACTTTCCATGGCGGATACCCAGGTGGATAGGACGGTCCTCACGGGGGCGGGAAATACTCTGCGCCTGGGCGTGGTGGGTGGCGTTCAAATCACCTCGAACGCGAAAAACCTCACCATCGGCCAGCTAGGCGTCGCCAGTTCCCTTTCTGCGGGTGGCGCTAGTGCTGGCACGGGGCAACTGTTCCTAACCAATCATTCGAATAGCTCCCTGCTCACCATTCACTCAGGGATCACGAATAATGCTGGCGGGGGTGCTGTGACCCTCTTGGTCAATGGCTCTGCTGGTGCCACGACCCTTCTGACGGGTGCCAGCAGTCATACAGGTGGCACGGTGGTCGCCAGCGGTGCATTGGAACTGCGAAATGGAGCTGCTCTCGGCACCACGGGCGGCACCATCAATGTGATCGAAGGGGGCTCTTTACGCTTCTCCAATGGCATCACCTTCAGCCGCCCGCTCACGCTTTCAGGGCTGGGGACCAGCACCACGGTGGATGGTGTCCTTCGCAATGTCAGTGGGAATAACACTCTGACAGGGCTGATGACTCTAGTGGGAAATTCCACGTTCACTTCCGATGCCGGTCTGCTGACTATCCAGTCTGCTACCCCAGCGACCAATGCCATCACAGGCACGGTGAATTTAAATCTTGGCGGGCGTGGGGACATGGCCATCCATGGCCGCATCGGCATCGGCACCGGGCTGCTGACCAAGACTGGCAATGGCAGCCTAACTTTGGGTGGGGATAATAATTTCACGGGCGTTCTCACCATCAGCGCCGGGGTGCTGCGGCCCACTCATGCCAATGCCCTCGGTGTTTCAGGCAGCACCTTTGGCTCCACCGTGATCAGTGCGGGCGCAGCCATGGAACTGGCAGGGGGCATCACTTTAGCTGCCGAGCCCATCTCCATCTCCAGTCTCGGGGTGGCGAACAATGGCGGCATCCGCAATGTCAGTGGAAACAACACCCTCACGGCGCTCATCACTCTGGGCGGTGTCACCACCATCCGCATCCAGTCAGACAGTGGCAAACTTATTTTTGATGCGCCCACTGGAGCTGCCATCACACAAACTGCCACGACGGCCCGCGTGCTGGTGCTGGCTGGAGCTGGCAATATGGATGTGCTGGACCCCATCACCCGCACGAGCACAGGCGCATTGACGATTGTGAAAGAGGGCAACGGCACCGTCATGCTGGCATCCTCTGTCGGAAACACCATCACCACGCTGAATGGTGGGGCTTTGCACCTGGACTTCAGTGCGGCCACCAGCCCCACTACGAACATCCTGCACAGTGGCATCGCGACGCCCAATGAACTCAACCTCAATAGCGGTACCCTGCTCATCACAGGCAAGAGTGGCGCTAGCAACAGCCAAGCTTTTGGCCCGGTGGTGCCTACGGGCGTGAATACCGCGCATGGGGGGTCCAGCTACATCACCGTGGCGCAGAATGGGGCCACTCGGGTAGATCTCTCCTTTGGCAGTTTCACTCGTGGCGTCGGTGGCATCGTGGGTATCACTCGACCTGCCACGGGCAGCCTCACGACGACGGGTGGCGCGGACAATGCCATTTTTACTTCCTCTCTCGGCGCGCCTTACCTTTGGTCACTCGATGCCGCTGCTGGAGATGAATGGTTAGGCTCCACGGCCATCAGTGGCGGTGTGAGGCAGATCGTCCCCCTCTCAGCCCTGCCTTCTGGGGGCTACACTCCTTCCACCGCTACCGCATTGGTGGGCAATGCCAACATCACATTGGGAGAAGGCACGACTACCTTGGGAGCGAACACCACCATCACCAGCCTGCGCTTTGGCCAGGCCCAGGCGACCACCGTCACCCAGGATGTGAGCGGACGCGTTTTGACTGTCGGCGGCATCCTAGTTTCCAGCACGGTGGGAAACTTCACCCAGACGATTTCCACCAGCACGCTGAAGTCGCCGGATGCCGGGGCCAACAATGATTTGCCCATCATTCAAAACAACACTGCTGCACCTCTGGTGATCAATTCCGCCATCATCAATGCCACCGGTTTCGGCACCACGGTGACCAAAGGTGGGCTTGGCACTCTGGTGATGCGCGGTGCCAGCACCTACACGGGCAGCACCCGTGTGCATGAAGGCATCCTGCATCTGCAAGCTGGGTCCATCAGCTCCAATACGGAGTTCCTGCTGGGTTCGGGCGAGCGCAGTGGCAAGATCATCCTCGGCATCGGCAGCACGGCTTATAATACCACGGTGGACTGGTTACAGGTCATGGGCACAGGCACAGATAACCGCATCGTCGGCGGGGCCAGTGTCATCTCCACGCTGATGGTGGATAACGTCACGTCTAACAACAACTTCCGCGCGGGTTTCCTCGGCGGACCAGCCGAGAACGAGAACAATCTCTCCCTCTCCGTGAACGATGTCGCCACTGTCAGCACCGCCACGGTGCCGACGACGATGTTCCTGCCCCTGGGGCCTGCGAACACTTATGCCGGCCAGACCCTCATCCGCAATGCCACGGTGGAAGCCTCGGTGCTGGCGAATCAAGGCACTGCCAGTTCTCTGGGCACCGGTGCCAGCAATGGAGTCATCGAGATGGCCAGTGGCGGCAACAGCACGGTTCTTCATATCATCGGGGCGCTGCGTTACGTGGGCAGTGTGGATGCCAGCACAGATCGGCCCATTCAGATCGCCAACTCCGTGAGCACAGTGCAGACCCTTTTGGCGGTGCTGGAAAACAATGGCGTCGGCAGCGTGAAGTTCACCGCACCCTTCACCTCCACAGGTACCAATCTCACTGCCACACGCACCCTGCGTCTTACCGGAACCAACTTGGGAGCGAATGAAATCGTTAGCGTGGGGAACAACGGCAGTGTCGGCACCGTGCTGCAAAAGGCGGGCTTAGGCACCTGGATAATCACGGGCGACAGCACCCACAGTGGCGGCACACTGGTGGATGCGGGTGCGCTTTTAGTGAGTAACGCCACGGGCAGTGGTTCCGCCACAGGCACAGGCAATGTCACCGTAGCTGCAGGGGCTACCTTGGGCGGCAGTGGCCAAAAACGCGAAAAAACTTGA
- a CDS encoding AMP-binding protein → MSSPIDRDRLRSNQWRKLRSILVSVNGAGGFYANKFQAAKVVVSSMDGVEDFIQQVPFTLKEELLADRLAHPPFGTHLTQPLESYTRFCQTSGTSSGQPVAWLDTPESWEAMLKCWRHVYDGADLAAGKDRIFFAFSFGPFLGFWTAYEAANGHYLTLPSGGLSSQARLEMMARYGATVLCCTPTYALRLGEMIGEASGVEHLSLRVQKIIVAGEPGGSIPEVRARIEKLWNARVYDHHGMTEVGPVSYETTAVPGQLVVIEEAYLAEVIDPATGLEVNEGECGELVLTTLDRTAGPLLRYRTGDWVKKRLWQGRLALEGGVLSRVDDMVVVRGVNVYPSAVEAVVRQFSEIVEFMVEQRKVDAMDEIELLIEVPGNVSKALIKRLEAKLRDTFSMRIPVRLVEADSLPRHEFKAKRWRKV, encoded by the coding sequence GTGAGTTCCCCCATAGATCGTGACCGCCTGCGTTCCAACCAATGGCGCAAGCTGCGCTCCATTCTCGTCAGCGTGAATGGCGCGGGGGGATTTTACGCCAACAAGTTTCAAGCCGCCAAAGTGGTCGTCTCGTCCATGGATGGAGTGGAGGATTTTATCCAGCAGGTGCCTTTCACTCTGAAGGAGGAGCTGCTGGCAGATCGCTTGGCTCACCCGCCCTTCGGCACGCATTTGACTCAGCCGCTGGAGTCCTACACCCGCTTTTGCCAGACCAGCGGCACCAGCAGCGGCCAGCCTGTGGCCTGGCTGGACACGCCAGAAAGCTGGGAGGCCATGCTGAAATGCTGGCGTCACGTCTATGACGGCGCGGATCTGGCGGCAGGCAAAGACCGCATCTTCTTCGCTTTTTCGTTCGGGCCCTTCCTGGGTTTTTGGACCGCGTATGAGGCGGCCAATGGGCACTACCTCACCCTCCCCAGCGGCGGTCTTTCCAGCCAGGCGCGTCTGGAAATGATGGCCCGTTATGGGGCCACCGTCCTGTGCTGCACGCCCACGTATGCCCTGCGCCTGGGCGAGATGATCGGCGAGGCCAGTGGAGTCGAGCACCTGTCTCTGCGCGTGCAGAAAATCATCGTCGCTGGCGAGCCCGGTGGCAGCATCCCTGAGGTCCGTGCCCGCATTGAAAAACTGTGGAATGCCCGTGTGTATGATCACCATGGCATGACGGAGGTGGGCCCCGTGAGTTATGAAACCACCGCCGTTCCGGGCCAGCTCGTGGTCATTGAAGAGGCCTATTTGGCCGAGGTGATTGATCCCGCCACCGGTCTGGAAGTGAACGAAGGCGAGTGTGGGGAACTGGTGCTCACCACGCTGGATCGCACTGCGGGGCCGCTGCTGCGCTACCGCACGGGGGACTGGGTGAAAAAACGCCTCTGGCAGGGCCGCTTAGCTCTGGAAGGCGGCGTTCTAAGCCGTGTAGATGACATGGTGGTGGTGCGGGGGGTGAACGTGTACCCCAGCGCGGTCGAGGCCGTGGTGCGGCAGTTTAGTGAGATCGTCGAATTCATGGTGGAACAGCGCAAGGTGGATGCCATGGACGAGATCGAGCTTCTCATCGAAGTGCCGGGCAATGTTTCCAAGGCCCTGATCAAACGGCTGGAGGCCAAGCTACGGGATACTTTCTCCATGCGCATCCCCGTGCGGCTGGTGGAGGCAGACAGCCTGCCGCGACATGAGTTCAAGGCCAAACGCTGGCGCAAGGTATGA
- a CDS encoding ROK family protein, giving the protein MSASTSELAIGIDLGGTNIKAALIERGTGRQITHLSRPTRDGEFVEGVPQFALTVRSIVAELETLAGGQKLPVGLSAPGLAHPEGHCIQWMPGRMHGLEKLDWSTFLNRQVNVLNDAQAALLGEVWVGAAQGCRDVFMVTLGTGVGGAIYSGGRLLKGTLGRAGHLGHITTDLNAPVDLFGTPGSLEVAIGNKTLQARGKGQYATTHALLAACAAGDADAEKIWLESVRHLAAGLASLINVVDPELIILGGGIATGAGERLLEPLAVFLDQYEWRPGGHQVRLVLAALGDDAGAYGAVHSLG; this is encoded by the coding sequence ATGAGTGCATCCACCAGCGAACTCGCCATCGGCATTGACCTCGGCGGCACCAACATCAAGGCCGCGCTCATTGAAAGAGGTACGGGCAGGCAGATCACGCATCTTTCGCGACCCACGCGGGATGGTGAGTTCGTGGAGGGTGTGCCCCAGTTTGCCCTCACCGTGCGCAGCATCGTGGCGGAGTTGGAAACACTCGCAGGAGGGCAAAAGCTGCCCGTGGGGCTGTCCGCTCCTGGTTTGGCCCATCCTGAGGGGCACTGCATTCAGTGGATGCCAGGGCGGATGCACGGGCTGGAGAAACTGGACTGGTCCACCTTTTTAAATCGGCAGGTGAATGTGCTCAATGACGCGCAGGCCGCCTTGTTAGGTGAGGTCTGGGTGGGGGCGGCGCAGGGCTGCCGGGATGTTTTCATGGTCACGCTAGGCACAGGCGTGGGCGGGGCTATTTACAGCGGTGGGCGTTTGCTGAAAGGGACCCTGGGCCGCGCTGGGCACCTGGGCCACATCACCACAGATCTCAATGCCCCGGTGGATCTCTTTGGCACGCCGGGTAGCCTGGAGGTGGCCATCGGTAACAAGACCCTGCAAGCGCGCGGAAAAGGACAGTATGCCACCACGCATGCGCTGCTGGCGGCCTGTGCTGCTGGGGATGCTGATGCGGAAAAAATCTGGCTGGAGTCCGTGCGTCATCTCGCCGCAGGTCTGGCCAGTCTCATCAATGTGGTGGACCCTGAGCTCATCATTCTAGGCGGCGGCATCGCCACGGGGGCAGGGGAACGTCTCTTGGAGCCTCTGGCCGTGTTTTTGGATCAGTATGAATGGCGACCCGGGGGCCATCAGGTACGGCTCGTGCTGGCAGCACTCGGTGACGATGCCGGAGCCTACGGAGCCGTGCATAGTCTGGGGTGA
- a CDS encoding redoxin domain-containing protein has translation MHPRLPLFLSFSLALACPAADPLPGHSQHGEAFNEGPRQAAVLMPGTGKVDFKISTKNAEAQKFFNQGVGQLHGFWYYEAERSFRQVALLDQDCAMAYWGLTMANVNNEARAKQFIKKATALKEKATAREKLWIATLETFYKEDKRDKKQRALDFIRDLETIVQEHGDDVEAKAFLAWKIWHAKGDAPLSSPMALNALLDQVFAANPEHPAHHYRIHLWDGPKPGQALKSAAQNGQIAPAIAHMWHMSGHTFSKLKRPDDAAWQQEASTRVDHAYMIQNWILPDQIHNYAHNEEWLVRTYNELGRAKDALGLAKSLISNPRHPKYNNLGKGSANYGPLRLIDTLTKWELWDEVLTLTDGPLLKAVDHDPIEIARLEARALAFYDKGDLKSLEADITQLQELNRKAIAKAKVAAEKAKADKAKEAGKAKATKGNEAKPKTPEVVTKEKPNEGPAVSTLKELRALKAILSKSKDAAKVLDAATSMPPERAAFLWLTLGDKKKAEEDIKEFPQDLAGFAAKAELLAAVGKKDEAKKALEQAGKLAFAMDQDLPLAKRLTSLAPTLGIKDNWQATAPERKDSGVRPALDTLGPMHWQPPVGPKWEALTLEGKTVASSSLEGKPHLLLFYLGSACTHCMTQINAFSKVSSDFEKAGIQMAAITLEPMSLAGRITEQMTTKKLPPFPIYCDPSLAMFKTFKAYDDFEDEPLHAAVLVDAQGRLRWWDVSWEPFTDTKFLLEESQRLLGLE, from the coding sequence ATGCACCCGCGCCTTCCTTTGTTCCTTTCCTTCAGCTTGGCCCTGGCCTGTCCAGCGGCAGATCCCCTGCCTGGGCATTCGCAGCACGGGGAGGCCTTCAATGAGGGGCCACGACAGGCAGCGGTCTTGATGCCGGGCACGGGCAAGGTGGACTTTAAAATCTCCACCAAGAACGCTGAAGCGCAGAAGTTTTTCAATCAAGGCGTCGGCCAGCTTCATGGCTTTTGGTATTACGAGGCAGAGCGTTCCTTTCGACAGGTGGCGCTTTTGGATCAAGACTGCGCCATGGCCTACTGGGGCCTGACGATGGCCAACGTCAACAACGAGGCGCGGGCGAAGCAGTTCATCAAAAAAGCCACCGCGCTGAAGGAGAAGGCGACGGCGCGTGAGAAGCTATGGATCGCCACCCTGGAGACTTTTTACAAAGAGGACAAACGGGATAAAAAACAGCGCGCTTTGGATTTCATTCGCGACCTGGAAACCATCGTCCAGGAGCATGGCGATGACGTGGAGGCAAAGGCCTTCCTGGCCTGGAAAATCTGGCATGCCAAGGGTGATGCACCCCTCTCCAGTCCCATGGCGCTCAATGCCCTGTTGGATCAAGTTTTCGCCGCCAATCCAGAGCATCCCGCGCACCACTACCGCATCCACCTCTGGGATGGGCCCAAGCCTGGACAAGCCCTGAAATCCGCTGCGCAGAATGGCCAGATCGCCCCGGCCATCGCCCACATGTGGCACATGTCTGGGCACACCTTTTCCAAGCTGAAACGTCCGGACGATGCGGCCTGGCAGCAGGAGGCCAGCACTCGCGTGGACCACGCCTACATGATCCAAAACTGGATCCTGCCAGACCAGATCCACAACTACGCTCACAATGAAGAATGGCTGGTGCGCACCTACAATGAACTGGGTCGTGCCAAAGATGCCCTCGGCCTAGCCAAAAGTCTGATCAGCAATCCACGCCACCCCAAGTATAACAACCTGGGCAAAGGCAGCGCCAACTATGGTCCTCTCCGCCTCATTGATACACTGACAAAATGGGAACTGTGGGACGAGGTGCTGACGCTCACCGATGGCCCCCTTCTCAAAGCGGTGGACCACGACCCAATCGAAATCGCTCGCCTTGAGGCTCGTGCTCTGGCGTTTTATGACAAGGGGGATCTCAAATCTCTCGAAGCCGACATCACCCAGCTCCAAGAACTGAATCGCAAAGCCATCGCAAAAGCCAAGGTCGCAGCGGAGAAAGCCAAAGCGGACAAGGCCAAAGAAGCTGGCAAAGCCAAAGCAACGAAGGGGAACGAGGCCAAGCCTAAAACCCCTGAAGTCGTCACCAAGGAAAAACCCAATGAAGGCCCCGCTGTGAGCACCCTCAAGGAATTGCGGGCGCTGAAAGCCATCCTTTCGAAAAGCAAAGATGCCGCCAAAGTCTTGGACGCTGCCACCTCCATGCCGCCTGAGCGGGCTGCCTTTCTGTGGCTGACCTTAGGCGACAAAAAGAAGGCAGAGGAAGACATCAAAGAGTTTCCTCAAGACCTCGCAGGCTTTGCGGCGAAGGCGGAACTGCTAGCTGCGGTAGGCAAAAAAGACGAGGCCAAAAAAGCTCTCGAGCAGGCTGGCAAGCTCGCCTTTGCCATGGACCAGGACCTGCCTCTAGCTAAGCGCCTCACCTCCCTGGCCCCGACTCTAGGGATCAAAGATAACTGGCAGGCCACTGCCCCTGAGCGCAAAGACAGCGGCGTGCGCCCTGCGCTGGATACATTAGGCCCCATGCACTGGCAGCCTCCGGTGGGGCCGAAGTGGGAGGCGTTGACGCTGGAGGGCAAAACGGTGGCCAGTTCCTCTTTGGAGGGCAAACCACACCTCCTGCTTTTCTACCTCGGCAGTGCCTGCACGCACTGCATGACCCAGATCAATGCCTTCTCCAAAGTCTCTTCCGATTTCGAAAAAGCCGGCATTCAAATGGCGGCTATCACTCTGGAGCCCATGTCTCTGGCTGGACGCATCACGGAGCAGATGACCACGAAAAAGCTGCCGCCTTTCCCCATCTATTGCGACCCGAGCCTCGCCATGTTCAAGACCTTCAAAGCCTACGACGATTTTGAAGACGAGCCCCTGCACGCCGCCGTTTTGGTGGATGCCCAGGGGCGCCTGCGCTGGTGGGATGTGAGTTGGGAACCCTTCACCGATACCAAATTCCTGCTGGAGGAATCCCAACGTTTGTTAGGGCTGGAGTGA